The nucleotide window GCTTTCAGTAAGGGTGCTCACGGCACAACTCTAGACGGCACAACCTGAATGCTTCCTTTGAGTCCGCCCGACGGTGGGGCCAGGTTGCGGAACCGGACTAGAGGACTGCGGGGTCCTGTGGTCCGGTTACGGCAAGGTGCTGCGGGGGAGCAGGTGGGGCAGGCCAACTAGTTTGCGGTGGCTGGGTGACGCCGGGTAGTGCCGGGCGGCGCTGGGTAGCACCGGGCGCTACCGAAGCTGTAGCCGCGTCAGGTTGAGTCGGGCCGCTCAGGCGACGGGGATCTCAAAGACCTCGTTGTCGCGCGGGGCCGAGGAGTAGATGACCCACACGCGCGCGGATAGCAGCTCGAACTCCATGCGCACCACGGATGGGCCCCCCAGGGCCTGCGGCACCTCCACCACGCGGGTGTTCGCCTCAATTGAGAAGCGGCCCCAGCATGGCTGCGGTGTGGACCCGGAGAGCGTCACCCGCGGGTGGTTTATCACGTCTAGGACCTTGGTGGAGGTCTTTTTTGTGAGCAGGCTGGCGTAACCGCGGCGGTTCTCTGCGTCCGCAAGCATGAGCACGGGCCTGGTGTGTGGGGCGCCTTGCTCATCGACCGTGGTGAGCAGCACACGACGGCCAGGGCCGAGGAGGACCGGGATAGTGGGGAGAACCGACTCGACGTCGATCGTTCCCGGTGTGATTGCACTGGGGATGGTCATGGCTCCATCCTGACAGGGGGTTTAGGCGGCCAACTGGGTTAGTGGGCCATTGTGCGGATAATTCAACCGCTTGTGCGCTTTACTTGCAAGATTAGTGACCAAGATGAAATAACATGGTTTCATAGGGGTCAAACGTTTTGTGGTGGCGTCCCACCGACGCCTTCGCGGCACCGCAAAAACCCCCGGATCAAGCCGGTATTACGGTCTGCCACTCAGCGCGGGCCGCAAGGAACGCGGCGACCGCCGCCTGTGCCCCAGCCAGCGAGTGGTTAGCACCCCAACCGCATTGCACCTCATTTGCTGCCGGGACCGCAGTCGCCTCCAGCACATCTCGGCAGGTCGTCTCCAGCAGCGGCAGGAACTCTGCAGGCTCCAGACCCAGGGTCAGCGCGTAAAAGCCGGTCTGGCAGCCCATTGGACTCCAGTCCACCAGCCGGTCCGTGTGATTGCGCATCAGCTCAGCCACCAAGTGCTCCACCGAGTGCACCGTCGGCATCTCCAAGTGCTCCCGGTTGGGCTGGCAGAAACGCACGTCGTACTTGACCAGCTCGTCACCGCCCGGCAGGCGCTTACGGTCTGCCACACGTACAAAGGGCGCCTCCACCCGCGTGTGGTCCAAGTTGAAGGACTCCACGTTCATACGCGGGCCGCCAGTATCCGTGCAGGACTCGCTGTAATCACTCATGCCCCCAGGCTACGACGCCGCCACAGGCACAATCAGCACATGCCCACATCCAGTTCACCGCCCCGAGCCGAGCCGCCGGAGAACCCTATGGCACGGCCCGACCGAACCGCCGTCACAGACCGCGACCCCCTAACCCAGATCACCGCAGGCAGCCCAGCCGCCCCCACGCTCGTGCTGCTGCACGGCATCACCAGCTGCGCTGCAGCCCAGGCTGAGGCCATCACCCGGTGGGTCAACCACGACTACCGGGTGGTGGCTCTGGACGCGCGCGGCCACGGCCTGTCCCCACGTTGGAGCCCAGCGCAGCTCGCTCAAGCTGGTCAAGTACTGGTCGATGACGTCGCCGCGACGCTGCGTGAGCTAGCTGAGGCGGCGCGCGGCCGGGAGGTGCTTGGACTACCAGTGGACCGGGACGGCTCAGGCCACCTGCGTCCACCCGTGCTGTTAGGCCACTCCATGGGGGCAGCCACCGCCATGGTCCTGG belongs to Actinomyces trachealis and includes:
- a CDS encoding pyridoxamine 5'-phosphate oxidase family protein, coding for MTIPSAITPGTIDVESVLPTIPVLLGPGRRVLLTTVDEQGAPHTRPVLMLADAENRRGYASLLTKKTSTKVLDVINHPRVTLSGSTPQPCWGRFSIEANTRVVEVPQALGGPSVVRMEFELLSARVWVIYSSAPRDNEVFEIPVA
- a CDS encoding S-ribosylhomocysteine lyase; this encodes MSDYSESCTDTGGPRMNVESFNLDHTRVEAPFVRVADRKRLPGGDELVKYDVRFCQPNREHLEMPTVHSVEHLVAELMRNHTDRLVDWSPMGCQTGFYALTLGLEPAEFLPLLETTCRDVLEATAVPAANEVQCGWGANHSLAGAQAAVAAFLAARAEWQTVIPA